In Deinococcus sedimenti, a single genomic region encodes these proteins:
- a CDS encoding long-chain-fatty-acid--CoA ligase, which yields MTQPSLPQPWLDHYEAGVPRTFRPSGLTLPELLERTVRKYPDRTALSFVGATTTYGSLWQQVQRFASALQKMGVQPGDRVSIMLPNTPQFVVAFYGTLLAGAVAVNTSPMYTPSELEHQLQDSGSETLVIFDSFYPRYAEIQGRVNVKRVLVTGVQDALSFPKNVLYPVKARREGTWVNVPYGDRVLSMRKVLESQPPTPTPVPMKADDVALLQYTGGTTGVPKGAMLTHGNLVSNCEQARCWMTDLREGQETTLASIPFFHVYGMTVAMNLSVLIGATIVLIPNPRDVTMTLKAVQKTRATLFPAVPTLYNAINNHPDTPRYDLTSIRACISGSAPLLIETARKFREITNGANLVEGYGLTEASPCTHTNPIYGEQREGSIGIPFPGVHAIVVGDDGQQVAPGEVGELWIAGPMIMKGYWQKPDETAKTLVEAHGQTWLMTGDMATMDADGYFRIVDRKKDLIIAGGFNIYPREVEEALVSHPAVLEAAAVGLPDAYRGESVHAVVALKPGATATEGDIIAHCRGLLSPYKVPRSVEFRAELPKTAAMKILRRQLAQEARDAQKAKSA from the coding sequence ATGACCCAACCTTCCCTCCCCCAGCCCTGGCTCGACCACTACGAAGCCGGCGTGCCCCGCACCTTCCGCCCCAGCGGCCTGACCCTGCCCGAACTGCTGGAGCGCACCGTCCGCAAGTACCCGGACCGCACCGCCCTGAGCTTCGTCGGCGCGACCACCACGTACGGCAGCCTGTGGCAACAGGTGCAGCGCTTCGCGTCGGCCCTGCAGAAGATGGGCGTGCAGCCCGGCGACCGCGTGTCCATCATGCTGCCCAACACGCCGCAGTTCGTGGTGGCCTTCTACGGCACCCTGCTCGCGGGCGCGGTGGCGGTGAACACCAGCCCCATGTACACGCCCAGCGAACTGGAACACCAGTTGCAGGACAGCGGCAGCGAGACGCTGGTCATCTTCGACAGCTTCTACCCCCGCTACGCGGAGATCCAGGGCCGCGTGAACGTCAAGCGCGTCCTCGTGACCGGCGTGCAGGACGCCCTGAGCTTCCCCAAGAACGTCCTGTACCCCGTCAAGGCCCGGCGCGAGGGCACCTGGGTGAACGTCCCCTACGGCGACCGCGTGCTGTCCATGCGCAAGGTGCTGGAATCCCAGCCGCCCACCCCCACGCCCGTGCCCATGAAGGCCGACGACGTGGCGCTCCTGCAGTACACGGGCGGCACCACCGGCGTGCCCAAGGGCGCGATGCTCACGCATGGGAACCTCGTGTCCAACTGCGAGCAGGCCCGCTGCTGGATGACCGACCTGCGCGAAGGGCAGGAAACGACCCTGGCGTCCATTCCGTTCTTCCACGTGTACGGCATGACGGTCGCCATGAACCTCAGCGTCCTGATCGGCGCGACCATCGTGCTGATCCCCAACCCGCGCGACGTGACCATGACCCTCAAGGCCGTGCAGAAGACCCGCGCGACCCTCTTCCCCGCCGTGCCCACGCTGTACAACGCCATCAACAACCACCCGGACACGCCCAGGTACGACCTGACCAGCATCCGCGCCTGCATCAGCGGCAGCGCGCCCCTGCTGATCGAGACGGCCCGCAAGTTCCGTGAAATCACGAACGGCGCGAACCTGGTGGAAGGCTACGGCCTGACCGAGGCGAGCCCCTGCACGCACACCAACCCCATCTACGGCGAGCAGCGCGAGGGCAGCATCGGCATTCCCTTCCCCGGCGTGCACGCCATCGTCGTCGGGGACGACGGACAGCAGGTCGCGCCCGGCGAGGTCGGCGAACTGTGGATCGCGGGCCCCATGATCATGAAGGGCTACTGGCAGAAACCCGACGAGACCGCCAAGACCCTCGTGGAGGCGCACGGGCAGACGTGGCTGATGACCGGTGACATGGCCACCATGGACGCCGACGGGTACTTCCGGATCGTGGACCGCAAGAAGGACCTGATCATCGCCGGGGGGTTCAACATCTACCCCCGCGAGGTCGAGGAAGCCCTGGTCAGCCACCCCGCCGTGCTGGAAGCCGCCGCCGTCGGCCTGCCCGACGCGTACCGCGGCGAGAGCGTCCACGCCGTCGTCGCCCTGAAACCCGGTGCGACCGCCACGGAAGGCGACATCATCGCCCACTGCCGCGGCCTGCTCAGCCCCTACAAGGTGCCCCGCAGCGTCGAATTCCGCGCCGAGCTCCCCAAGACGGCCGCCATGAAGATCCTGCGCCGCCAGCTGGCCCAGGAAGCCCGCGACGCGCAGAAAGCCAAGAGTGCCTGA